The genomic interval TCTCTGCCAACTACGACGGTGCCAGCAATCCGCACACTGCCACCTGGACACCGGTGAACGGACGTTTCCCGGCCCTGCTGTCAGACACCTGGACCGTTTCAGACAGTATCAACCTGGCAGCTTTTAAACAGCCTGAGGTATACATCGCTTTTGTTTACACCTCTTCTCCTGCCGTAGGTGCGGCCCGCTGGACATTGGACAATTTCCATATCACCAACAGCCCGGTAGCGCCTAAGCCATCCCTTGATCTGAATACCAACAGCATCGACTTTGACTATGTTCCCGCAGGTCAGCAGTCATCGCCGTTGCCATTCACTTTCCAGGCTAATGACTTCATTGACAGTCTGACCATTGTTTCGTCTTCCGTATTTTTCATAGCGAAAGACAGCAATGGCGTATACAGCCAGTCGCTGACCTATCTGCCCGATTCACTGAATGGCCCACGTACCGTTTGGGTGAAATTCCAGCCAGCCGCCGCAGATCAAAACTATACCGGCGCTATTACCTTCCGGAGCGACAGCATTCATGTACCAGCCATTCCCCTTTCCGGTACTTCCCTGCGTTCCCTGAAAGTGGTGAACTGGAATATCGAGTGGTTTGGCAGCCCGGTACAGAATCCGGCCAACGACAGCCTGCAACAGGCCAATGTAACGACCATCCTCAAAAAGCTGGACGCAGACATTTTTGCACTGGCAGAGGTCGTAGACACCGCCCGTTTCAGGGCAGTGGCCAACCAGATGCCGGGGTATAGTTATATTATATCCGATTTCGGTTCTTATGCAGATAGTATTAAAGATGTGGACTATGCCTCCGCCCAGAAACTGGCATTCCTGTATAAGACATCGGTTATCAGGGGATTAAGCTCCTACGGCGTACTACGCAGGGGCGGCAGCAGCGATGCGTATTACAACTGGTCGTCCGGCAGGTTCCCCTTCCTCCTGGAAGCACGGGCTAAACTGAACAACGACAGCGCCCTGATCCGATTTGTATTGCTGCATGCGAAAGCCAATACCGGCACAGCCGCAGATAAGATCGAGTCCTGGCACAGGCGTAAAAACGGCAACCTGGAGCTGAAAGACAGCCTGGATGCCCAGTATCCGACAGCTAACCTGGTAATACTCGGCGACTTCAATGACGCATTGAACAAGACCATCACCACCGAACTGGCGCCAGATACCACGACCTCTTACATAGACTTCGTCGATGACAGTATCCATTATAAACCGCTGACCCTGCCGCTCAGTTTACAGGGCCAGAAATCTACCGCGTCTTTTAACACGGTGATTGATAATGTACTGGCTTCCGATGAAATGGCCCTGAGCTACCTGCCGGGATCTGCCCGCGTAAGGACAGAGGTGGAAAAACTGGTGAACAGCTACAGCAGCACCACTACAGACCACTACCCTGTGCAGACCAGCTACAACCTGCATGTACTGGCGCATCCTGCACCGCTGGAAGACTTCTCTGCCACAGTTGACACGGGAGATGTAAAACTGACCTGGAGCACACCTTATGAGCTGAACACCGCCTATTTTGTGGTACAACGGTCCCGGAATCAGCAGCAATTTGAATCTGTGGACACTGTGGCGGCTCATGGTACCACCTCTCTGCCAAACAGTTATGTTACATACGATACCCGCCCCTGGCTGGGACTTTCCTATTACAGGCTGAAAACAGTGAGTCTTGACGGATCAGTTAGCTATAGCAGCAATGAAAGAGTGATAATCACACTTAAAGATCTGATAAAGAAACTTTTCTGGTGTATCTTTGGCCGCCAGTTACAGGTATATCTCGATATCGAAAGACCTGGGCAGGCCATTTTACAGCTGGTCGACATGCAGGGACATGTGAGACAGACGACGCTGACCACTGTTAATAAGGGAAGAAATATCAAGACATTGGATATCAGTAATTTGTCTAATGGTGTGTATATCCTGCGTGTACAGAGCAAGGAAGGCATCCAGACAAGCAAGATACTTGTTAACCACTGATCTTTTTGAAAAAGCCATTTGATCCAGCCGGTCTGTATTGCATACAGGCCGGCTTTTTTATTGGAATTACCCTTCAGGCGTAAGGAGGCTGCAAAAGGCGTATGTATTCGGTTAAGATAGCTTAGGAGTCCGGTGGGGGCTTCTACTTACAGGCGCTCTGCTATAGCATTATAGGCACTGTTCTATAGCGAACGCTATAGAATTGTGGGTAAAATGTAGGACTATAGCGCCTGTAGGTAGGAAGCGGTAGGACAGTCGAAGCGAATCTCCACCGAAGCGGTACCCTATAAAAGACCGGACAGGTAGCATCCCGCCTCCCCCTGAAAATCAATCCCCCGCTTTTATTTGCTGGTGTCAGCAATTTCAGTATCTTTGCACTCCTAATTTTTTTAACAAATTTTAAAACAGGGAAATTTATGAACTACGAATTGATGGTGATTTTTACCCCTGTGCTGTCTGAGGAAGACTACAAAGCTGCTCAGAAAAAATTCGCTGACCTCATTAAAGAGAACGGCGGAGATGTAACGCACGAAAATCCCTGGGGATTAAAATCACTGGCGTACCCAATCCAGAAGAAAACCACGGGCATGTACCTGGTTCTGGAGTACAGCGCGCCATCCGACCTCAATGAGAAGCTGAAAATCCAGCTGAACCGTGACGAGAATGTACTGCGTCACATGATCACAGCATTAGACAAATATGCTGTA from Chitinophaga filiformis carries:
- the rpsF gene encoding 30S ribosomal protein S6 is translated as MNYELMVIFTPVLSEEDYKAAQKKFADLIKENGGDVTHENPWGLKSLAYPIQKKTTGMYLVLEYSAPSDLNEKLKIQLNRDENVLRHMITALDKYAVQYNGRKRHGVNADSKTAEA
- a CDS encoding Ig-like domain-containing protein — protein: MKRPLLLFFTAVCFANASAQTQPAAQTLPYQQPFSTLAPSSTTYPDGWQGWTLSGSPSGSFNVLPPASDKALVTGSASSTANGVYNYSGKLGFLNSGSVDNSLVLALNTSGQTNIAFQYDVMTLRNPYDGTSNTRINEVTLQYRIGNTGNFTNITGVEYQNGTTQQTGSGVTTPLDSAHRSLVLPAACDNQPLVQLRWVNRQISGAGSRPSFAIDNIVAGSSGADVTPPAIDSLFPANNSTDISPSAQPSIFFSENIKAGNGQLILHNVTAGTQQVFPVDSAAVIISNKTLTLAATLQPQQHYYITLDDGAILDLSGNVFAGITDNSTWTFSTGAQQLSFDFNTCMSGSITGGFRQYSVSGAQKWDCTTFGQNGNGVQINGYSGGPIENEDWLISPAFDLSGFDYPLLDFASRTAFSGPSLQLMVSANYDGASNPHTATWTPVNGRFPALLSDTWTVSDSINLAAFKQPEVYIAFVYTSSPAVGAARWTLDNFHITNSPVAPKPSLDLNTNSIDFDYVPAGQQSSPLPFTFQANDFIDSLTIVSSSVFFIAKDSNGVYSQSLTYLPDSLNGPRTVWVKFQPAAADQNYTGAITFRSDSIHVPAIPLSGTSLRSLKVVNWNIEWFGSPVQNPANDSLQQANVTTILKKLDADIFALAEVVDTARFRAVANQMPGYSYIISDFGSYADSIKDVDYASAQKLAFLYKTSVIRGLSSYGVLRRGGSSDAYYNWSSGRFPFLLEARAKLNNDSALIRFVLLHAKANTGTAADKIESWHRRKNGNLELKDSLDAQYPTANLVILGDFNDALNKTITTELAPDTTTSYIDFVDDSIHYKPLTLPLSLQGQKSTASFNTVIDNVLASDEMALSYLPGSARVRTEVEKLVNSYSSTTTDHYPVQTSYNLHVLAHPAPLEDFSATVDTGDVKLTWSTPYELNTAYFVVQRSRNQQQFESVDTVAAHGTTSLPNSYVTYDTRPWLGLSYYRLKTVSLDGSVSYSSNERVIITLKDLIKKLFWCIFGRQLQVYLDIERPGQAILQLVDMQGHVRQTTLTTVNKGRNIKTLDISNLSNGVYILRVQSKEGIQTSKILVNH